In Castanea sativa cultivar Marrone di Chiusa Pesio chromosome 6, ASM4071231v1, a single window of DNA contains:
- the LOC142639874 gene encoding heat shock 70 kDa protein 17-like: protein MNFLPYPRSTITREKFEELCQDLWEKSLIPVKEVLQHSGLKLDEIYAVELIGGSTRVPKLQAKLQEFLGRKDLDKHLDADEAIVLGAALHAANLSDGIKLNRKLGMVDGSSYGLVFELDGPELLKDESTRQLLVQRMKKLPSKMFRSIIHKKDFEVSLSYDKDLLPPGITSPILAQYDVSGLTDASEKYSSRNLSSPIKANLHFSLSRSGILSLDRADAVIEISEWVEVPKKILTLENSITASPNISIEAGANNDSEEINDDLGGMGANETVGEHNTIDLGTERKLKKKTFKVPLKVVEKTLGPGMSLSKETFVEAKRRLEALDKKDAERRRTAQLKYIFHLPFSIESEEFEQISTAEERESFKEKLDEVQDWLYTDGEDATAAEFQKRLDMLKDFGDPTFFRFKELTARPTAAEHARRYLVELQQVLQMVTV, encoded by the exons ATGAATTTTCTCCCCTACCCCAGGAGCACCATAACCCGTGAGAAGTTTGAAGAGCTCTGTCAAGATCTGTGGGAGAAATCTCTTATACCTGTGAAAGAAGTGCTTCAGCATTCTGGTTTGAAGTTGGATGAGATATATGCAGTGGAGTTGATAGGAGGTAGTACCAGAGTCCCAAAGTTGCAG GCTAAGCTCCAGGAGTTTCTTGGAAGGAAAGATCTGGACAAACATCTGGATGCTGATGAAGCTATAGTTCTCGGTGCAGCACTACATGCTGCAAATCTAAGTGATGGAATCAAATTGAACCGCAAGCTGGGAATGGTTGATGGTTCTTCCTATGGGCTTGTTTTTGAGTTAGACGGCCCTGAACTTTTGAAAGATGAGAGCACTAGGCAGTTACTGGTACAACGAATGAAGAAACTTCCAAGCAAG ATGTTCAGGTCCATTATCCATAAGAAAGATTTTGAAGTTTCACTTTCTTACGATAAAGATCTTTTACCACCTGGTATTACCTCTCCCATACTTGCTCAGTATGATGTGTCTGGTTTAACAGATGCAAGTGAAAA GTATTCATCCCGGAACTTGTCGTCCCCCATCAAGGCAAATTTGCATTTCTCTCTCAGTAGAAGTGGAATTCTTTCTTTGGATAGGGCAGATGCAGTTATCGAAATATCGGAATGGGTAGAAGTTCCTAAAAAGATTTTGACCCTGGAGAATTCAATTACTGCTTCCCCCAACATATCAATTGAAGCTGGTGCAAATAATGATTCAGAAGAAATTAATGATGACTTGGGAGGCatgggtgcg AACGAGACAGTAGGAGAACATAATACCATAGATCTTGGTACAGAGAGAAAGCTGAAAAAGAAGACATTTAAGGTCCCgcttaagg TTGTTGAGAAGACATTGGGGCCTGGAATGTCTCTTTCAAAAGAAACATTTGTTGAAGCTAAACGTAGATTAGAAGCATTGGACAAAAAGGATGCAGAGCGAAGAAGAACTGCACAGTTAAAATACATTTTCCATCTCCCATTTTCCATAGA ATCTGAGGAGTTTGAACAAATTTCTACTGCTGAGGAACGTGAATCTTTTAAGGAAAAGCTTGATGAG GTTCAAGATTGGCTGTACACAGACGGTGAAGATGCTACAGCTGCAGAGTTTCAGAAACGCTTAGATATGTTAAAAGATTTTGGTGATCCCACGTTCTTCAG ATTTAAAGAGCTTACTGCACGGCCGACAGCAGCTGAACACGCTCGGAGATATCTTGTTGAACTGCAACAGGTACTTCAAATGGTGACAGTGTAG